The Strigops habroptila isolate Jane unplaced genomic scaffold, bStrHab1.2.pri NW_022045577.1_ctg1, whole genome shotgun sequence genome has a window encoding:
- the SSR4 gene encoding translocon-associated protein subunit delta — protein MAVLAALLLLALGAAAEPCPEPTIVPSYYTTSDAVISSESVFVVEISLACKNGAQNVALYADVNGKQFPVTRGQDVGRYQVSWSLEHRSAQSGTYEVKFFDEESYSALRKAQRNNEDVSRVRPLFTVNVDHRGAWNGPWVSTEVVAATIGLLVYYLAFSTKSSIQA, from the exons ATGGCGGTGCTGGCGGCGCTCCTGCTGCTGGCGCTCGGGGCCGCGG CCGAGCCGTGCCCGGAACCCACCATCGTGCCCTCGTATTACACCACCTCGGACGCCGTCATCTCCTCCGAGAGCGTCTTCGTGGTGGAGATCTCTTTGGCCTGCAAGAACGGCGCCCAG AACGTGGCTCTTTACGCCGATGTCAACGGGAAGCAGTTCCCTGTCACGCGCGGGCAGGATGTAGGGCGCTATCAG gTGTCCTGGAGCCTGGAGCACCGCAGCGCCCAATCGGGCACCTACGAGGTGAAGTTCTTTGATGAGGAGTCCTACAGTGCCCTGCGGAAG GCCCAGCGCAACAATGAGGATGTGTCCCGGGTCCGGCCCCTCTTCACTGTCAATGTGGACCATAGG GGCGCATGGAACGGTCCCTGGGTGTCAACTGAGGTGGTGGCGGCCACCATTGGCCTCCTGGTCTATTACCTGGCGTTCAGCACCAAGAGCAGCATCCAGGCATag